The proteins below come from a single Salinilacihabitans rarus genomic window:
- a CDS encoding DUF4129 domain-containing protein: MPHDRRNAALIASCILAVVVGAAFFPAAGYGDYPDREAVDEGYYVDGATGPGGTSGGDLPDADDEGSADEGDDESAADGDDTQDDENVSDGDDDARADDGDENASDDPADGPESTASDSPAVGSILVLGTLLVAVGAVVSTLWRFADPTRDPGVSDEDLADLPDGRLPRLRLRLRRIPQATMLATIGASRALPAAVDGLSRVARGVGAGLGALSRDVGGGVVAALAAVPSGLAFAVGGLGRGLSLSTGLSSLFAGIRSRRRRRSRPSRDARASGPAADPDPEPEPEPETIEEMWEELRSLVPVRRRRSRTPGEYARAAVERGLPADAVSRLTEAFREVRYGDYPPTPDRTRRARDAYERIERAASRDGDDGAGGERA, encoded by the coding sequence GTGCCACACGACCGCCGAAACGCCGCCCTGATCGCCTCGTGCATCCTCGCGGTCGTCGTCGGCGCCGCCTTCTTCCCCGCGGCCGGCTACGGCGACTACCCCGACCGGGAGGCCGTCGACGAGGGGTACTACGTCGACGGCGCGACGGGCCCCGGCGGGACGAGCGGGGGCGACCTCCCCGACGCGGACGACGAGGGAAGCGCCGACGAAGGGGACGACGAGAGCGCCGCCGACGGGGACGATACGCAAGACGACGAGAACGTCAGCGACGGAGACGACGACGCGCGAGCCGACGACGGCGACGAGAACGCCAGCGACGACCCCGCCGACGGACCCGAGAGCACCGCGAGCGACTCGCCCGCGGTCGGGTCGATCCTCGTCCTCGGGACCCTCCTCGTCGCGGTCGGCGCCGTCGTCTCGACCCTGTGGCGGTTCGCCGACCCGACCCGCGACCCCGGCGTCTCGGACGAGGACCTCGCGGACCTCCCGGACGGGCGCCTCCCCCGGCTCCGACTGCGGCTCCGGCGCATCCCGCAGGCGACCATGCTGGCGACCATCGGCGCCTCCCGGGCGCTGCCCGCGGCCGTCGACGGCCTCTCGCGCGTCGCCCGCGGCGTCGGGGCCGGTCTGGGCGCCCTGAGCCGCGACGTCGGCGGCGGGGTCGTCGCGGCGCTCGCCGCCGTCCCCTCCGGGCTCGCGTTCGCTGTCGGCGGGCTCGGACGCGGCCTCTCGCTGTCGACGGGCCTGTCGTCGCTGTTCGCGGGCATCCGCTCGCGGCGCCGGCGCCGGTCGCGGCCGTCGCGGGACGCGAGGGCGTCGGGGCCGGCCGCCGATCCGGACCCCGAACCCGAGCCCGAACCGGAGACGATCGAGGAGATGTGGGAAGAGTTGCGCTCGCTCGTCCCCGTGCGTCGCCGTCGCTCGCGTACGCCCGGCGAGTACGCCCGCGCCGCCGTCGAGCGGGGACTGCCCGCCGACGCCGTCTCGCGGCTCACCGAGGCGTTCCGCGAGGTCCGGTACGGCGACTACCCGCCGACGCCGGACCGGACGCGGCGCGCCCGCGACGCCTACGAGCGCATCGAGCGCGCGGCGAGCCGCGACGGGGACGACGGAGCCGGGGGTGAGCGGGCGTGA
- a CDS encoding M48 family metalloprotease — translation MADDLSRRMAATLALVLAIDAALALLAAALLDPWLGSLLAAAGVASSLARHVALSVAVLAVLVAAQLRYARRELLAEADAAPTTAEAHPDLHARVTRLAALADAPVPAVAVADADVPNSFAVGGLRSGTVVVSRGLLDRLDPAELDAVLAHELAHLTNRDALVMTLASFLPALVSDEYALLEDDLPDGARPLVLGGLFVAGYVLASSFVEAPLLSATAVVQYLVAAGVTVLVGGVALGLLATPVVYLARSLSRQREFVADRGSARLTGDPAALASALSTLDDAVSPPTADARGRYEYAGLDGMCLLPHGFDEGGDADDAFRVETRAHPPTAERIDRLRELAAEIATGG, via the coding sequence ATGGCCGACGACCTGTCCCGCCGGATGGCCGCGACGCTCGCCCTGGTCCTCGCGATCGACGCCGCGCTCGCGCTCCTCGCGGCCGCGCTGCTCGACCCGTGGCTGGGGTCGCTCCTCGCGGCCGCCGGCGTCGCCTCGTCGCTCGCCCGCCACGTCGCCCTCTCGGTCGCGGTCCTCGCGGTCCTCGTGGCGGCCCAGTTGCGGTACGCGCGGCGGGAACTGCTCGCCGAGGCCGACGCCGCGCCGACCACCGCGGAGGCCCACCCCGACCTCCACGCCCGCGTCACCCGCCTCGCCGCGCTGGCCGACGCGCCCGTCCCGGCGGTGGCCGTCGCCGACGCGGACGTCCCGAACAGCTTCGCCGTCGGCGGCCTGCGCTCGGGCACCGTCGTCGTCAGCCGGGGGCTGCTCGACCGCCTCGATCCGGCGGAACTCGACGCCGTCCTCGCCCACGAACTCGCCCACCTCACGAACCGGGACGCGCTCGTGATGACGCTCGCGTCGTTTCTCCCCGCGCTGGTCTCGGACGAGTACGCCCTCCTCGAAGACGACCTGCCGGACGGGGCGCGACCGCTCGTCCTCGGCGGCCTGTTCGTCGCCGGCTACGTCCTCGCGTCGTCGTTCGTCGAGGCGCCGCTGCTCAGCGCGACGGCCGTCGTCCAGTACCTCGTCGCCGCCGGTGTCACCGTCCTCGTCGGCGGCGTCGCCCTCGGCCTGCTGGCGACGCCGGTGGTCTACCTCGCCCGCTCGCTCTCGCGCCAGCGCGAGTTCGTCGCCGACCGGGGCAGCGCCCGGTTGACCGGCGACCCCGCCGCGCTGGCGAGCGCCCTGTCGACGCTCGACGACGCCGTCTCGCCGCCGACGGCCGACGCTCGCGGCCGGTACGAGTACGCCGGCCTCGACGGGATGTGCCTGCTGCCCCACGGGTTCGACGAGGGCGGCGACGCCGACGACGCCTTCCGCGTCGAGACGCGAGCCCACCCGCCGACCGCCGAGCGGATCGATCGGCTGCGCGAACTGGCCGCCGAAATCGCGACGGGCGGGTGA
- a CDS encoding bifunctional metallophosphatase/5'-nucleotidase — MVDEPERSADEPTSIGRRRLLSATAGGLAAGALGLPAGTVAAETGETVTILHDTHLHGRFGDPDDAGAMDLARYHALVAQRRAAREDALFLGIGDDIAPSIMGLAYQGEHMIEALNDVRPDVVGVGNHEFDFGIDVATDRFAESEFPWVVANLLTPEGDPIPGTQRWTTREVGDLTVGIFGCGVGNFHSITDYPDDYRVLDPVEASAEATAALEAEGADVVVLASHANHRTHYEIAEAVDGLDAIVGSHSEVVFDEPEVHHGTIISEFGDEFDHLGELTLDADGTLVRWERHDPDPRAIDPDAGMADIVSRWRDSLVADYGREYFRSEVELDARFDTNYARESRLGNLICDLLVEYAEAEAGVGEVDVALTNAGGIRSNSVYGPGGITGLEWLDVFPFPNTIVTLAIDGATLETLLESQVAALPWSAFGAQQSVQVAGVQYEWSGHFGDPAVDTVFVGGDPLDREATYTFVTNDYVAGWDLFEDAAVLHESDEFVGFITLDMLEGRTVAPEIEGRILRVDADAGAPTEVVRRRGETRLRYDAPGAIDALAEDTVYGLTRAGERLDPERVTLDGDALRVVFRTGDLQSFLRGDPDRDLRVFGAFDPDESYYGYEDGDGNLLDLPVAAAWDRFVAKASVPGDAVRGG; from the coding sequence ATGGTGGACGAACCCGAACGATCCGCCGACGAACCGACGTCGATCGGCCGCCGACGACTGCTCTCAGCGACCGCCGGCGGACTCGCGGCCGGGGCGCTGGGCCTCCCCGCCGGGACGGTCGCGGCGGAGACGGGGGAGACGGTGACCATCCTCCACGACACCCACCTCCACGGCCGCTTCGGCGACCCCGACGACGCGGGCGCGATGGACCTCGCCCGGTACCACGCGCTCGTGGCCCAGCGGCGGGCGGCCCGCGAGGACGCCCTGTTCCTCGGGATCGGCGACGACATCGCCCCCTCGATCATGGGGCTTGCCTACCAGGGCGAGCACATGATCGAGGCGCTGAACGACGTGCGACCGGACGTCGTCGGCGTCGGCAACCACGAGTTCGACTTCGGGATCGACGTCGCGACCGACCGGTTCGCCGAGAGCGAGTTCCCGTGGGTCGTCGCCAACCTGCTCACGCCCGAGGGCGACCCGATCCCCGGCACCCAGCGGTGGACCACCCGCGAGGTCGGCGACCTCACCGTCGGAATCTTCGGCTGTGGCGTGGGCAACTTCCACTCGATCACGGACTACCCCGACGACTACCGCGTCCTCGACCCCGTCGAGGCCAGCGCGGAGGCGACCGCCGCGCTGGAAGCCGAGGGTGCGGACGTCGTCGTCCTCGCCTCGCACGCCAACCACCGCACCCACTACGAGATCGCCGAGGCCGTCGACGGACTGGACGCCATCGTCGGCTCGCACTCCGAGGTCGTCTTCGACGAACCCGAGGTCCACCACGGGACGATCATCAGCGAGTTCGGCGACGAGTTCGACCACCTCGGCGAACTCACGCTCGACGCCGACGGGACCCTCGTCCGGTGGGAGCGCCACGACCCCGACCCGCGCGCGATCGACCCGGACGCGGGGATGGCCGACATCGTGAGCCGGTGGCGAGACTCCCTCGTCGCGGACTACGGCCGCGAGTACTTCCGGAGCGAGGTCGAACTCGACGCCCGCTTCGACACGAACTACGCCCGCGAGAGCCGACTGGGCAACCTGATCTGTGACCTGCTGGTCGAGTACGCCGAGGCGGAAGCGGGCGTCGGCGAGGTCGACGTCGCGCTCACGAACGCCGGCGGCATCCGCTCGAACTCGGTCTACGGGCCGGGCGGTATCACCGGCCTCGAGTGGCTCGACGTGTTCCCGTTCCCCAACACCATCGTCACGCTGGCGATCGACGGCGCGACCCTCGAAACGCTGCTGGAGAGTCAGGTGGCCGCGCTGCCGTGGTCGGCGTTCGGCGCCCAGCAGTCGGTACAGGTCGCCGGCGTCCAGTACGAGTGGTCGGGCCACTTCGGCGACCCCGCCGTCGACACCGTCTTCGTCGGGGGCGACCCCCTCGACCGCGAGGCGACGTACACCTTCGTCACGAACGACTACGTCGCCGGCTGGGACCTGTTCGAGGACGCCGCGGTGCTCCACGAGTCCGACGAGTTCGTGGGCTTTATCACGCTCGACATGCTCGAAGGCCGGACCGTCGCGCCCGAAATCGAGGGCCGAATCCTGCGCGTCGACGCCGACGCCGGCGCCCCGACCGAGGTCGTCCGCCGCCGCGGGGAGACGCGCCTGCGGTACGACGCGCCCGGAGCGATCGACGCGCTCGCCGAGGACACCGTCTACGGCCTCACCCGGGCGGGCGAGCGCCTCGACCCCGAGCGCGTGACCCTCGACGGCGACGCTCTCCGGGTCGTCTTCCGGACCGGCGACCTCCAGTCGTTCCTGCGGGGCGACCCCGACCGCGACCTGCGGGTCTTCGGCGCGTTCGACCCCGACGAGTCGTACTACGGCTACGAGGACGGCGACGGCAACCTCCTCGACCTGCCGGTCGCCGCGGCGTGGGACCGCTTCGTGGCGAAGGCGAGCGTCCCCGGCGACGCCGTCCGCGGCGGGTAG
- a CDS encoding immunity 49 family protein: MREFTEDQREQVRTLLGRNERRIERKKELQREGQVADEKISTFYSGLARKYRTVGILSIPEGRVSDARRNFSAAAAAYLRSARESSVDVFASLSLARGIYAAALAGDDATLRACAERVRELHREYDPDATDPHADRFYFAGCLAGAVVDEVTDDELATLEEVNERKPETEALYGRAIIDFTTGVRDDDRDLIETAVRTMLEYHERRCDDVVDLIMAPEATALLLVARSGGYDVDVTAEFLPAELIDPPE, from the coding sequence ATGCGCGAGTTCACCGAGGACCAACGCGAGCAGGTTCGCACCCTCCTGGGCCGCAACGAGAGACGGATCGAACGGAAGAAAGAGCTCCAGCGGGAGGGTCAGGTGGCAGACGAGAAGATTTCGACGTTCTACTCCGGTCTCGCACGAAAATACCGGACGGTCGGTATCCTCTCGATCCCCGAGGGGCGTGTCTCCGACGCCCGGCGCAACTTCTCGGCAGCGGCGGCGGCGTACCTGCGGAGTGCGCGAGAAAGCAGCGTCGACGTCTTCGCCTCGTTGTCGCTCGCACGCGGCATCTACGCTGCGGCGCTGGCCGGCGACGACGCGACGTTGCGGGCGTGTGCCGAGCGCGTTCGCGAGTTACACCGCGAGTACGATCCGGACGCGACCGACCCGCACGCCGATCGGTTCTACTTCGCCGGGTGTCTTGCGGGTGCGGTCGTCGACGAGGTGACGGACGACGAACTCGCGACCCTCGAGGAAGTCAACGAGCGCAAGCCGGAGACCGAGGCGCTCTACGGCCGGGCGATCATCGACTTCACGACGGGCGTTCGTGACGACGATCGGGACCTGATCGAGACGGCCGTTCGAACGATGCTCGAGTATCACGAGCGGCGATGCGACGACGTCGTCGACCTGATTATGGCGCCGGAAGCGACGGCGCTACTGCTCGTCGCTCGCAGCGGGGGCTACGACGTCGACGTCACCGCCGAGTTCCTCCCGGCGGAGTTGATCGATCCGCCGGAATGA
- a CDS encoding serine/threonine-protein kinase RIO2, protein MVRNVAGLLPELEPEDFYLLSGVEQGMRFSEWVQREKLPKFSGLTEEEVDYRLERCLKRGLVEKKTIQYEGYTLQFEGYDVLALRALVERDTISGFGSPLGVGKESDVYEVKSYKPLALKYHREGYTNFREVNRERDYTSENRHVSWMYTARKAAEREYETLEALYPDVSVPRPIDQNRHAIVMEKMPGVELSRAKLEDEQVVGVLELLLGEIARAREAGYVHADMSEYNVFVAEEGVTIFDWPQAVPTDHANAAEFLRRDVRNLLGYFRRKYPRAVPDDLDADAVAASIEAGTFESVEAHAD, encoded by the coding sequence ATGGTGCGGAACGTCGCCGGCCTCCTGCCGGAACTCGAGCCAGAGGACTTCTACCTCCTCTCGGGGGTCGAACAGGGGATGCGCTTCTCCGAGTGGGTCCAACGCGAGAAGCTCCCGAAGTTCTCCGGGCTCACCGAAGAGGAGGTCGACTACCGGCTCGAACGCTGTCTCAAGCGGGGGCTGGTCGAGAAGAAGACGATCCAGTACGAGGGGTATACTCTCCAGTTCGAGGGGTACGACGTCCTGGCGCTGCGGGCGCTCGTCGAGCGCGACACGATTTCCGGGTTCGGCTCGCCGCTGGGCGTCGGCAAGGAGAGCGACGTCTACGAGGTGAAATCCTACAAGCCCCTCGCGTTGAAGTACCACCGCGAGGGGTACACCAACTTCCGCGAGGTCAACCGCGAGCGCGACTACACCTCCGAGAACCGCCACGTCTCGTGGATGTACACCGCCCGGAAGGCCGCCGAGCGCGAGTACGAGACCCTCGAGGCGCTCTACCCCGACGTCTCCGTCCCGCGGCCGATCGACCAGAACCGCCACGCCATCGTCATGGAGAAGATGCCCGGCGTCGAACTCTCGCGGGCGAAACTCGAAGACGAGCAGGTGGTCGGGGTCCTCGAACTGCTGTTGGGCGAGATCGCTCGCGCCCGCGAGGCGGGGTACGTCCACGCGGACATGAGCGAGTACAACGTCTTCGTCGCCGAGGAGGGCGTGACGATCTTCGACTGGCCCCAGGCGGTCCCGACCGACCACGCCAACGCCGCGGAGTTCCTCCGGCGCGACGTGCGGAACCTGCTTGGCTACTTCCGGCGGAAGTACCCCCGCGCGGTGCCCGACGACCTCGACGCCGACGCGGTCGCGGCGTCGATCGAGGCGGGGACGTTCGAGTCGGTCGAGGCGCACGCGGACTGA
- a CDS encoding tyrosine-type recombinase/integrase translates to MSSGETQVRWSRMSLEELQSFWSDEIEPALERAGVDLEERPSYQQVADAGYSGIAYALREHHEMTLTDFLATVGYEESDSSGAYQWGIDDETTVDELESYLETLERRRQLATSTVRTKQSRLATYARIYREVHGQADLVDRVADAADESDEIRRSLVVFDELNYELGTDASKLRYLSDVSQFYEHLGRRAKAAFNPVEHIDEEYNWSREEPDNAALTGRQVSRLYDAAESQSEELVVLALCAWGLRRNEVAALHTSQLVLEGDDPHIAFGDERKNGPGTVALIYGVPDLGERIDRLGDDDPGWSGYLFPSSRSSSGHITGETVQARFQRLAEKADVHVRGEVPTSKMGRRFWYTTYNQAIKNLRENLDVIAAEQGSSDSSVVLKNYLSEEERRQYRREFMREQLAEIFES, encoded by the coding sequence ATGAGCAGCGGCGAGACGCAGGTCCGCTGGTCGCGGATGTCCCTCGAGGAACTCCAGTCGTTCTGGAGCGACGAGATCGAACCCGCGCTCGAACGTGCCGGCGTCGACCTCGAGGAACGGCCGTCCTACCAGCAGGTCGCCGACGCGGGCTACTCCGGGATCGCCTACGCCCTGCGGGAACACCACGAGATGACGTTGACCGACTTCCTGGCGACGGTCGGCTACGAGGAATCCGATTCGTCGGGGGCCTACCAGTGGGGGATCGACGACGAAACCACCGTCGACGAACTCGAGTCGTACCTGGAGACCCTCGAGCGCCGACGACAACTCGCCACGTCGACGGTCCGGACCAAGCAGTCGCGACTCGCGACCTACGCTCGGATCTACCGAGAGGTTCACGGGCAGGCCGACCTCGTCGACCGCGTGGCCGACGCCGCCGACGAGAGCGACGAGATTCGACGTTCCCTGGTGGTGTTCGACGAACTCAACTACGAACTGGGGACCGACGCCTCGAAACTCCGGTACTTGAGCGACGTCAGCCAGTTCTACGAGCACCTCGGACGGCGCGCCAAGGCCGCGTTCAACCCCGTCGAACACATCGACGAGGAGTACAACTGGTCCCGCGAAGAGCCGGACAACGCCGCACTCACCGGCCGACAGGTGAGTCGGCTCTACGACGCCGCGGAATCTCAAAGCGAGGAACTGGTCGTCCTCGCGCTCTGTGCGTGGGGCCTGCGGCGCAACGAGGTCGCGGCGTTGCACACCTCGCAACTCGTTCTCGAAGGCGACGATCCACACATCGCCTTCGGCGACGAGCGAAAGAACGGACCGGGGACGGTCGCGCTGATCTACGGCGTACCGGATCTAGGCGAGCGGATCGATCGGCTCGGGGACGACGACCCCGGGTGGTCGGGGTACCTGTTCCCGTCGAGTCGCTCCTCGAGCGGCCACATTACGGGCGAGACGGTCCAGGCCCGGTTCCAGCGTCTCGCCGAGAAGGCCGACGTCCACGTCCGGGGCGAGGTGCCGACCTCGAAAATGGGCCGGCGGTTCTGGTATACCACCTACAACCAGGCGATCAAGAACCTCCGTGAGAACCTGGACGTGATCGCCGCCGAACAGGGCAGTTCCGACTCCTCGGTCGTCCTGAAGAACTACCTCTCGGAGGAAGAACGCCGGCAGTACCGACGGGAGTTCATGCGGGAGCAACTCGCGGAAATCTTCGAGAGCTGA
- a CDS encoding GNAT family N-acetyltransferase, with translation MSKPSIRQASVEDAERLAAVYRNAYRENRRLGFPAKAESVTAGTVAEWIRTAHVLVATVRGEIVGGVRLQATDSDTVKLSRLGVHEEWKSQGIGSELMDFAEEWARDAGYAIVWLTTPEDHPHLPGFYRDRGYETTGHYPLEYRDYDEITMEKHVR, from the coding sequence ATGTCGAAGCCGAGCATCCGACAGGCGTCTGTCGAGGATGCTGAACGACTCGCCGCGGTTTACCGGAACGCGTATCGAGAAAACCGCCGCCTCGGATTTCCGGCCAAAGCGGAATCCGTCACGGCGGGGACGGTTGCCGAATGGATTCGAACCGCTCACGTGCTCGTCGCCACTGTTAGAGGAGAGATCGTCGGCGGAGTGCGCCTCCAAGCGACCGATTCGGACACGGTCAAACTCAGCCGACTCGGCGTTCACGAGGAGTGGAAAAGCCAGGGCATCGGGAGCGAATTAATGGACTTCGCTGAGGAGTGGGCACGGGACGCCGGCTACGCGATCGTATGGTTGACTACGCCTGAGGATCACCCCCATCTCCCCGGGTTCTATCGCGACCGCGGCTACGAAACGACCGGGCACTACCCGCTCGAATACCGCGATTACGACGAGATCACTATGGAGAAGCACGTCAGGTAG
- a CDS encoding lipoate--protein ligase family protein, whose product MTDLADRKWRLIRDDPREGPLQMALEEVAARTALEDDLRTVRVYSWEPSTLSLGYRQDAETVDWAYCEREGIDVTRRQTGGGGIYHDRYADISYTIVAPTAEVPGDLMDCYDLFCEPVLGGLGRMGVDADFAAAERDAIYQPACYLRDINPAHDVVAPASAGADARKVSGNAQYRRRDVVIQHGSISYDLEPERHVGVFETDVSAETFADRVTSVREQAGIDRAAAVDALADVLGEWCDADEGDWRPEEVAAARELAERKFGNEAWIREREVPAAAGD is encoded by the coding sequence ATGACCGACCTCGCCGACCGGAAGTGGCGGTTGATCCGGGACGACCCCCGCGAGGGGCCCCTCCAGATGGCCCTCGAGGAGGTGGCCGCGCGGACGGCGCTCGAAGACGACCTCCGGACGGTCCGGGTCTACTCGTGGGAGCCGAGCACGCTGTCGCTGGGCTACCGACAGGACGCCGAGACGGTCGACTGGGCGTACTGCGAGCGGGAGGGAATCGACGTCACCCGCCGCCAGACCGGCGGCGGCGGAATCTACCACGACCGGTACGCGGACATCTCCTACACGATCGTCGCCCCGACGGCCGAGGTCCCGGGCGACCTGATGGACTGTTACGACCTGTTCTGCGAACCGGTGCTCGGGGGGCTGGGGCGGATGGGCGTCGACGCCGACTTCGCGGCCGCCGAACGGGACGCGATCTACCAGCCCGCCTGTTACCTGCGCGACATCAATCCGGCCCACGACGTGGTCGCGCCGGCGAGCGCCGGCGCGGACGCGCGGAAGGTCAGCGGCAACGCCCAGTACCGCCGGCGCGACGTCGTCATCCAGCACGGTTCGATCAGCTACGACCTCGAACCCGAGCGCCACGTCGGCGTCTTCGAGACCGACGTCTCGGCCGAGACGTTCGCCGACCGGGTGACGAGCGTCCGCGAGCAGGCCGGCATCGACCGCGCGGCGGCGGTCGACGCGCTCGCCGACGTGTTAGGCGAGTGGTGCGACGCCGACGAGGGCGACTGGCGGCCCGAGGAGGTCGCGGCCGCCCGCGAACTGGCCGAGCGCAAGTTCGGCAACGAGGCGTGGATCCGCGAGCGGGAGGTCCCCGCGGCCGCCGGCGACTGA
- a CDS encoding deoxyribonuclease IV, with product MHVGAHVSISGSRVSSDEETPPYDDVRNAVHRQVAFGGNCGQIFTTSPQVWAQPEIDDEAAAGFREATAEKLDGPWVIHSAYLVNLCTPKEDLRRKSRESLQAELDAAEKLGVPYVNVHLGAHTGAGVEGGLDNAAEVIDSLAIPDGVQLLVESDAGSGTKLGGEFEHLAGIIDRTETDVGICIDTAHTLVAGNDLTTPGAVDETIGRFDDVVGLEHLEYIHLNDSKHDVGTHKDEHAHIGEGYIGEDGMRAIVNHPDLRDLPFALETPTEDGRGFEWNIEKTRELRDA from the coding sequence ATGCACGTCGGCGCGCACGTGTCGATCTCCGGGTCGCGGGTCTCCTCGGACGAGGAGACGCCGCCGTACGACGACGTCCGCAACGCCGTCCACCGGCAGGTCGCCTTCGGCGGCAACTGCGGACAGATCTTCACCACCTCGCCGCAGGTCTGGGCCCAGCCCGAAATCGACGACGAGGCCGCCGCGGGCTTTCGCGAGGCGACCGCGGAGAAACTCGACGGCCCGTGGGTGATCCACTCGGCGTACCTCGTCAACCTCTGTACGCCCAAGGAGGACCTCCGCCGGAAGTCCCGTGAGAGCCTGCAGGCGGAACTCGACGCCGCCGAGAAGCTCGGCGTGCCGTACGTCAACGTCCACCTCGGCGCCCACACGGGCGCCGGCGTCGAGGGTGGTCTCGACAACGCCGCCGAAGTCATCGACTCGCTCGCGATCCCCGACGGCGTCCAGTTGCTCGTCGAGTCCGACGCGGGCAGCGGCACCAAACTCGGCGGCGAGTTCGAACACCTCGCGGGGATCATCGACCGCACCGAGACCGACGTCGGCATCTGCATCGACACGGCTCACACCCTCGTGGCGGGCAACGACCTCACCACTCCCGGGGCGGTCGACGAGACGATCGGCCGGTTCGACGACGTCGTCGGCCTCGAACACCTCGAGTACATCCACCTCAACGACTCGAAACACGACGTCGGCACCCACAAGGACGAACACGCCCACATCGGCGAGGGCTACATCGGCGAGGACGGGATGCGCGCGATCGTCAACCACCCCGACCTGCGCGACCTGCCGTTCGCGCTCGAAACGCCCACCGAGGACGGCCGCGGCTTCGAGTGGAATATCGAGAAGACGAGGGAACTGCGGGACGCGTAG